One window from the genome of Methyloradius palustris encodes:
- a CDS encoding copper chaperone PCu(A)C, which produces MKNLMQSVVITIAAMAFSATVSMAAEQNDPSINVHQAWARATAPGQDVGAAYLMIVSKKDITLVNITTDAAEHTQIHSMTMDNGVMKMRELESLAIPAGKMVNLAPGGMHLMLMGLKKPLKVGGQLALTLQFKDNAGKLSSVNIQAPIQAGVTEPDHHSM; this is translated from the coding sequence ATGAAAAACTTGATGCAATCCGTAGTTATAACAATCGCAGCCATGGCATTCTCAGCGACGGTTTCAATGGCTGCCGAGCAGAACGACCCCTCTATTAACGTACATCAAGCATGGGCTCGTGCCACAGCACCAGGGCAAGATGTCGGGGCGGCTTATCTGATGATCGTTAGCAAAAAAGACATTACCTTAGTCAACATCACCACAGATGCCGCAGAACATACGCAGATTCATAGCATGACCATGGACAATGGCGTGATGAAAATGCGCGAACTCGAATCACTCGCCATACCTGCGGGTAAGATGGTCAACCTTGCGCCTGGTGGCATGCACCTGATGTTAATGGGGTTGAAAAAGCCATTAAAAGTGGGCGGGCAATTGGCGCTGACTTTGCAGTTTAAAGACAATGCGGGCAAGCTAAGTAGCGTAAATATTCAAGCGCCTATTCAGGCTGGCGTAACCGAGCCTGACCACCACTCGATGTAA
- a CDS encoding DNA gyrase inhibitor YacG yields the protein MQSQLKLAKQRIVTCPQCSGPSVFSPENTYRPFCSERCKLIDLGQWATESYTIAEPIKPGDLDMLD from the coding sequence ATGCAATCCCAATTAAAACTCGCTAAACAACGTATCGTTACCTGCCCACAATGTAGCGGCCCTTCAGTGTTCAGCCCAGAAAATACTTATCGGCCATTTTGCTCAGAACGCTGCAAACTGATTGATTTGGGGCAGTGGGCGACAGAAAGCTATACCATCGCAGAGCCAATTAAACCTGGCGACTTAGATATGCTGGATTAG